A stretch of the Proteus sp. ZN5 genome encodes the following:
- the rep gene encoding DNA helicase Rep, whose translation MRLNPGQQKAVEYVSGPCLVLAGAGSGKTRVITNKIAHLIRQCQYPAKQIAAVTFTNKAAREMKERVAQTLGRQEAKGLMISTFHTLGLEIIKREYKALGIKAKFSLFDDQDQSALLKELTADLLEEDKDLLSQLKSQISNWKNDMLTPDQAIGMARSQQDHTFAECFRRYEQHLRSCNVLDFDDLISRPTLLLRTNEEVRERWQRRIRYLLVDEYQDTNTSQYELVKWLVGERARFTVVGDDDQSIYSWRGARPQNLVLLQKDFPQLNVIKLEQNYRSSGRILKSANILIENNPHVFEKRLFSELGYGDELRVLTANNEEHEAERVAGELIAHHFINKTNYKDYAILYRGNHQSRIFEKYLMQNRIPYRISGETSFFSREEIKDILAYLRVITNPDDDAAFLRIVNKPRREIGPMTIQKLGEWAKVRDKSLYNACFDLGLGQTLTGRGLNSLQAFSQWMSRIVQKSEREPLLAVRDLLHEMDYESWLYETSSSAKAAEMRMKNINQLFLWMSEMLEGDELHEPMTLSQVVNRFTLRDMMERGETEEELDQVQLMTLHASKGLEFPHVFLVGMEEGILPHQSSIDEDNVEEERRLAYVGITRAQKTLTFTLCKERRQYGELIKPDPSRFLYELPQDDLNWDTNKKKVLSAEEKQEKGQKGVAGLRAMLARHKPE comes from the coding sequence ATGCGATTAAATCCTGGTCAACAAAAAGCAGTAGAATATGTGTCAGGCCCTTGTTTGGTCTTGGCAGGTGCAGGATCGGGTAAAACACGGGTTATTACCAATAAAATTGCACACCTCATTCGTCAATGCCAATATCCAGCAAAGCAAATTGCGGCGGTTACATTTACCAATAAAGCTGCGCGTGAAATGAAAGAGCGTGTTGCTCAAACCTTAGGTCGCCAAGAAGCGAAAGGGTTAATGATCTCAACGTTCCATACATTGGGATTAGAAATTATTAAACGTGAATATAAAGCGTTAGGTATTAAAGCTAAATTTTCACTGTTTGATGATCAAGACCAATCTGCATTACTTAAAGAATTAACGGCTGATTTATTAGAAGAAGATAAAGATTTACTGTCTCAGTTAAAGAGCCAAATCTCTAACTGGAAAAATGATATGCTCACGCCAGATCAAGCAATAGGAATGGCGCGTTCGCAACAAGATCATACATTTGCCGAATGCTTTCGACGTTATGAGCAACATCTGCGTAGTTGTAATGTGCTCGATTTTGATGACTTAATTAGTCGGCCAACTTTATTATTACGCACAAATGAAGAGGTCAGAGAGCGTTGGCAAAGACGTATCCGCTATTTGCTGGTGGATGAATATCAAGATACAAATACAAGCCAATATGAATTGGTCAAATGGCTGGTTGGTGAAAGAGCTCGCTTTACGGTTGTAGGCGACGATGACCAATCAATCTATTCATGGCGTGGTGCTCGACCTCAAAATTTAGTGCTATTACAAAAAGATTTTCCACAACTTAATGTGATTAAGCTCGAGCAAAATTATCGCTCTTCTGGGCGTATTCTAAAATCAGCGAATATCTTGATTGAAAATAATCCCCATGTTTTTGAAAAACGGTTATTTTCAGAGTTAGGTTATGGTGATGAACTACGGGTTTTAACGGCTAATAATGAAGAGCATGAAGCAGAACGTGTGGCTGGTGAATTAATTGCTCATCACTTTATTAATAAAACCAATTATAAGGATTACGCGATCCTTTATCGTGGTAATCATCAGTCTCGTATTTTTGAAAAATACTTGATGCAAAATCGTATTCCTTATCGTATTTCAGGTGAAACCTCTTTTTTCTCACGAGAAGAGATAAAAGATATTCTGGCTTATTTGCGAGTGATTACTAATCCTGATGATGATGCGGCATTTTTACGTATTGTGAATAAGCCTCGCCGTGAAATTGGCCCTATGACGATCCAAAAGTTAGGTGAATGGGCAAAAGTCCGAGATAAGAGCTTATACAATGCCTGTTTTGATTTGGGATTAGGTCAAACCTTAACAGGTCGAGGTTTAAATTCATTACAAGCATTCTCTCAATGGATGTCACGTATAGTGCAAAAATCAGAACGAGAGCCGCTGTTGGCTGTGCGCGATTTATTGCATGAAATGGATTATGAAAGTTGGTTATATGAAACCTCAAGTAGCGCAAAAGCCGCTGAAATGAGAATGAAAAATATTAATCAGCTATTTTTATGGATGAGTGAAATGCTTGAAGGTGATGAATTACATGAACCTATGACACTTTCTCAAGTCGTTAACCGTTTTACCTTGCGCGATATGATGGAGCGAGGAGAAACAGAAGAAGAGTTAGATCAAGTTCAGTTAATGACATTACATGCCTCTAAAGGTCTTGAGTTTCCTCATGTATTTTTAGTAGGAATGGAAGAGGGTATATTGCCACACCAAAGTAGTATTGATGAAGATAATGTAGAAGAAGAAAGGCGTCTTGCTTATGTTGGGATTACTCGAGCACAAAAAACACTCACTTTTACGTTATGTAAAGAAAGGCGTCAATATGGCGAATTAATTAAACCCGACCCAAGCCGTTTTCTTTATGAATTACCTCAAGATGATTTGAATTGGGATACTAATAAAAAGAAAGTGTTAAGTGCTGAAGAAAAACAAGAGAAAGGGCAAAAAGGTGTTGCGGGATTAAGGGCTATGCTGGCAAGACACAAACCCGAATAG
- the ilvC gene encoding ketol-acid reductoisomerase, with protein sequence MTNYFNTLNLRQQLSQLGKCRFMSREEFADEANYLKGKKVVIVGCGAQGLNQGLNMRDSGLNIAYALRQEAIDEKRASWRRATENGFEVGTYEALIPQADLVVNLTPDKQHSAVVQAVQPLMKSGAALGYSHGFNIVEVGEKIRDDITVVMVAPKCPGTEVREEYKRGFGVPTLIAVHPENDAKGEGMAIAKAWAAATGGHRAGVLESSFVAEVKSDLMGEQTILCGMLQAGSLLCYDKMVADGVEPGYAGKLLQFGWETITEALKQGGITLMMDRLSNPAKMRAYALSEQLKEIMAPLFAKHMDDIISGKFSETMMADWANDDKNLLTWREETGASAFENYPEYEGKISEQEYFDHGVLMVAMVKAGVELAFDTMIEAGIFAESAYYESLHELPLIANTIARKRLYEMNVVISDTAEYGNYLFSFAVVPMLKEFMTTLQSGDLAKKVQDNGTDNAQLRDINEAIRQHPIEAVGKTLRGYMTDMKKIAVAN encoded by the coding sequence ATGACAAATTATTTTAATACATTGAATCTGCGTCAGCAGTTATCGCAATTAGGTAAATGTCGCTTTATGTCACGTGAAGAATTTGCTGATGAAGCAAATTATCTGAAAGGCAAAAAAGTCGTTATTGTTGGTTGTGGCGCTCAAGGCCTGAACCAAGGTTTAAATATGCGTGATTCAGGTTTGAATATCGCGTATGCCTTACGCCAAGAAGCGATTGATGAGAAACGTGCCTCATGGCGTCGTGCAACCGAAAACGGTTTTGAGGTTGGAACCTATGAAGCGTTGATCCCTCAAGCGGATTTAGTTGTTAACTTAACGCCAGACAAACAGCACTCTGCTGTTGTTCAAGCTGTTCAACCGTTGATGAAATCAGGTGCAGCATTAGGTTACTCTCACGGTTTTAATATCGTTGAAGTTGGCGAAAAAATTCGTGATGACATCACCGTTGTTATGGTTGCACCAAAATGTCCGGGTACTGAAGTTCGTGAAGAATATAAGCGTGGTTTTGGTGTTCCAACACTGATTGCAGTTCACCCTGAAAATGATGCAAAAGGCGAAGGTATGGCCATTGCTAAAGCATGGGCTGCCGCAACAGGTGGTCATCGTGCGGGTGTTTTAGAGTCCTCTTTCGTTGCTGAAGTAAAATCAGACTTAATGGGTGAACAAACTATTCTGTGCGGTATGTTACAAGCAGGCTCGCTGTTATGTTACGACAAGATGGTTGCTGATGGCGTTGAGCCGGGATATGCAGGTAAGTTGCTGCAATTTGGTTGGGAAACGATTACAGAAGCACTGAAGCAGGGTGGTATCACCTTGATGATGGACAGATTATCTAATCCTGCAAAAATGCGTGCTTACGCATTATCAGAGCAACTGAAAGAGATCATGGCTCCACTGTTTGCAAAACATATGGACGATATCATTTCAGGTAAATTCTCTGAAACTATGATGGCTGATTGGGCTAATGATGATAAAAACTTACTGACATGGCGTGAAGAGACCGGAGCAAGCGCATTTGAAAATTATCCTGAATATGAGGGTAAAATCAGTGAGCAAGAGTACTTTGATCACGGCGTATTAATGGTTGCAATGGTTAAAGCTGGTGTTGAATTAGCTTTTGATACCATGATTGAAGCAGGGATCTTTGCAGAATCAGCTTATTATGAATCACTGCATGAGCTGCCATTAATTGCAAATACCATTGCTCGTAAGCGTTTATATGAAATGAACGTGGTTATTTCTGATACCGCAGAATATGGTAACTATCTGTTCTCATTTGCTGTTGTTCCTATGCTGAAAGAGTTTATGACAACATTACAATCTGGCGATTTAGCGAAGAAAGTTCAAGATAATGGAACCGATAACGCACAATTACGTGATATCAATGAGGCAATTCGTCAGCACCCAATTGAAGCCGTAGGTAAAACGTTGCGTGGGTATATGACGGATATGAAGAAGATTGCTGTTGCCAACTAA
- the ilvY gene encoding HTH-type transcriptional activator IlvY: protein MDIRDLKLFLHLAESCHFTKTAQAMHVSPSTLSRQIQRLEESLGHPLFLRDNRQVTLTDAGEQLKRYAQQTLLQYKQLKHTLNQNSPSLSGELRLFCSVTAAYSHLPPILDRFRAENPLVEIKLTTGDAADAVDKVQSDEADLGIAGKPEKLPENICFEKIGEIPLVLIAPALPCNVRHLATQEKPDWLNIPFIIPEHGPSRQRIALWFKRHRIHNPLIYATVSGHEAIVSMVALGCGIALIPQVVVDNCPEPVRNRISSLDNISMVEPFELGVCGLHKRLQEPVISAFWRLLHD, encoded by the coding sequence ATGGATATTCGTGATCTCAAACTCTTCCTGCATTTAGCTGAAAGTTGTCACTTCACCAAGACAGCACAAGCGATGCACGTCAGCCCTTCTACGCTCTCTCGTCAAATTCAACGACTTGAAGAAAGCTTAGGCCACCCTCTGTTTTTACGTGATAACCGACAGGTGACTCTCACTGATGCGGGCGAACAGCTAAAACGCTATGCTCAACAAACTTTATTGCAATATAAGCAACTTAAGCACACGCTAAATCAAAATAGCCCCAGCCTTTCTGGTGAGCTACGCCTGTTTTGTTCTGTAACAGCGGCTTACAGCCATTTGCCACCTATTCTTGACCGTTTTCGTGCAGAAAATCCATTAGTTGAAATAAAGCTCACCACAGGAGATGCAGCTGATGCGGTCGATAAAGTGCAATCTGATGAAGCCGATTTAGGTATTGCAGGAAAACCTGAAAAGCTTCCTGAAAATATCTGCTTTGAAAAAATAGGTGAAATACCATTAGTACTGATTGCGCCTGCACTGCCTTGCAATGTTCGCCATCTTGCAACGCAAGAGAAACCTGATTGGCTCAATATTCCATTTATCATTCCTGAACATGGCCCATCACGACAACGAATTGCGTTATGGTTTAAACGCCACCGTATCCATAATCCTTTAATTTATGCGACTGTTTCAGGGCATGAAGCAATTGTCTCAATGGTTGCGTTAGGTTGTGGTATTGCACTTATCCCACAAGTTGTCGTTGATAACTGCCCTGAGCCAGTTCGTAATCGCATCTCTTCATTGGATAATATTTCAATGGTAGAACCTTTCGAGTTAGGCGTTTGCGGATTACACAAACGCCTTCAAGAACCTGTGATCAGTGCTTTTTGGCGATTACTCCACGACTAA